In a single window of the Methylothermaceae bacteria B42 genome:
- a CDS encoding single-stranded-DNA-specific exonuclease RecJ (5'-3' single-stranded-DNA-specific exonuclease): protein MVPRPVPDGDHQLPSELHPVLKRVYLARGIRGHEDLDLSLKRLPSPWLLQGMEVMVDRLLAAIRQQKSILVVADYDADGATACAVAMLGLRALGARRVDFIVPDRFRDGYGLTPSLVRAAMAKNPQLLLTVDNGIASIAGVVEAKAEGLEVLITDHHLPGEQLPGADAIVNPNVSGDGFPGKALSGVGVMFYVLTALRSKMREQGEFERLGLPEPNLAELLDLVALGTVADVVPLDSVNRILVHQGLQRMRAGRARPGIRALIEVAGRQSGHLSAADLGFAVGPRLNAAGRLEDMSLGIRCLLADDSAQAMQLAVRLDTLNRERREIEARMKDDALLLLAAEDWRTDQSNGVCLFDESWHEGVIGILASRIRERLSRPVIAFAPGEDGLLKGSARSIPGLHIRDLLSEVDAYFPGLILRYGGHAMAAGLTLERTHFDRFVQAFDEHASRHLAQLVMEDQIHTDGALEAGDFSLELARSLRLGGPWGQGFPEPLFHGDFQVASARIVGEKHLKLQVKGAGIDKPLDAIAFFPDNPAEWLSCSQIRLAYQLEINEFRGLRQLQLNVDYMEPLS, encoded by the coding sequence ATCGTGCCCCGCCCCGTGCCAGACGGGGATCATCAATTGCCTTCGGAGCTACATCCGGTTTTGAAACGGGTGTATCTCGCCCGGGGTATTCGCGGCCATGAAGATCTGGATCTTTCCCTCAAGCGCCTTCCTTCGCCCTGGTTGCTACAAGGCATGGAAGTGATGGTGGACCGTTTGCTGGCTGCCATTCGCCAACAAAAATCGATTCTGGTGGTAGCAGATTACGATGCCGACGGGGCGACGGCCTGCGCAGTGGCGATGCTTGGCTTGCGGGCCCTGGGCGCGCGCAGGGTGGATTTCATTGTTCCCGACCGTTTCCGGGACGGTTACGGACTGACACCCTCGCTGGTGCGGGCGGCCATGGCAAAAAACCCCCAACTATTACTTACGGTGGACAACGGCATTGCCAGCATTGCCGGTGTGGTCGAAGCCAAGGCAGAGGGGCTGGAAGTCCTGATTACGGACCATCACTTGCCGGGGGAACAATTGCCTGGCGCTGATGCCATTGTCAATCCCAATGTTTCGGGCGACGGGTTTCCGGGAAAAGCCTTGTCTGGCGTGGGGGTGATGTTTTATGTGTTGACCGCGCTGCGGTCAAAAATGCGCGAGCAGGGCGAGTTTGAGCGTTTGGGACTCCCCGAGCCTAACCTGGCGGAATTACTGGATCTGGTGGCGTTGGGCACGGTGGCCGATGTTGTGCCCCTGGATAGCGTCAACCGGATTTTGGTGCATCAGGGATTGCAGCGGATGCGGGCGGGCAGGGCGCGGCCCGGAATCCGGGCATTGATCGAGGTTGCCGGGCGCCAGAGCGGGCATTTGTCCGCCGCCGACCTGGGATTCGCCGTTGGTCCCCGCCTCAATGCCGCCGGGCGTCTTGAAGATATGTCCTTGGGTATCCGCTGTTTGTTGGCGGATGATAGTGCCCAGGCCATGCAATTGGCTGTCCGGCTGGATACCCTTAACCGGGAGCGGCGGGAAATTGAGGCGCGAATGAAAGACGATGCTTTATTGCTGCTGGCGGCGGAAGATTGGCGGACTGATCAATCCAATGGCGTCTGCCTTTTCGATGAGAGCTGGCACGAAGGTGTCATCGGCATCCTGGCTTCCAGGATACGTGAGCGATTGTCCCGTCCGGTGATTGCTTTTGCACCGGGGGAAGATGGCTTGCTCAAGGGTTCGGCCCGGTCCATTCCGGGGCTGCATATCCGGGATCTACTCAGCGAAGTGGATGCCTATTTTCCCGGACTGATTCTCCGTTACGGCGGACACGCCATGGCTGCGGGCCTTACCCTGGAGCGAACCCATTTCGACCGTTTTGTTCAGGCATTTGATGAACATGCATCCCGGCATTTGGCCCAATTGGTAATGGAGGATCAAATTCATACCGATGGCGCGCTTGAGGCGGGGGACTTTTCCCTCGAACTTGCCCGGTCGCTGCGTTTGGGTGGGCCCTGGGGGCAAGGCTTTCCTGAACCATTGTTCCACGGTGACTTCCAGGTGGCTTCGGCGCGCATTGTCGGAGAAAAGCATTTGAAACTGCAAGTGAAAGGCGCTGGTATCGACAAGCCTCTCGATGCCATTGCCTTTTTCCCGGACAACCCGGCCGAATGGCTGTCCTGTTCCCAAATCCGCCTGGCTTATCAGTTGGAAATCAATGAATTCCGGGGCCTGCGCCAATTACAACTCAATGTGGATTACATGGAGCCGCTGTCATGA
- the gltA gene encoding type II citrate synthase (type II enzyme; in Escherichia coli this enzyme forms a trimer of dimers which is allosterically inhibited by NADH and competitively inhibited by alpha-ketoglutarate; allosteric inhibition is lost when Cys206 is chemically modified which also affects hexamer formation; forms oxaloacetate and acetyl-CoA and water from citrate and coenzyme A; functions in TCA cycle, glyoxylate cycle and respiration; enzyme from Helicobacter pylori is not inhibited by NADH): MSATDKSTQNDGVFFTLTDERDGQQYRLPLLFGTLGAPAIDIRNFYNTSGVLTYDPGFTSTAACSSAITYIDGDEGILLYRGYPIQELAVQSDYMEVCYLLLYGELPSAEAKAEFERDIKLHTMLHDQLMLFFRGFTRNAHPMAIMVGVVGALSAFYHDSTDIRDPQQRMLAAYRIIAKMPTIGAYAYRYSLGRPFVYPKNDFSYAENLLYMTFSVPTEEYIPNPVLVKALDRILILHADHEQNASTSTVRLAGSSGANPFACIAAGIASLWGPAHGGANEAVLKMLTEIGDKSRIPEYIKRAKDKNDPFRLMGFGHRVYKNYDPRAQIMRETCHEVLTELGIKDDPLLDLAMELERIALQDDYFIERKLYPNVDFYTGIIMRAMGFPTNMFTVLFAIGRTVGWVAHWKEMIADPKIKIGRPRQLYVGHPKREYIPLEKRKQTETRGWSRLWGGGNKNGK, from the coding sequence ATGTCTGCCACAGACAAAAGCACACAAAACGACGGGGTTTTTTTCACCCTGACGGATGAGCGCGACGGCCAACAGTACCGTTTGCCCCTGCTTTTCGGAACGTTGGGCGCCCCGGCCATTGATATCCGCAATTTTTACAACACCTCCGGCGTTCTTACCTACGATCCGGGATTTACCTCCACCGCGGCATGCAGCTCCGCCATCACCTACATTGATGGCGATGAAGGCATCCTGCTTTACCGGGGCTATCCCATCCAGGAACTGGCCGTTCAAAGCGATTACATGGAAGTCTGCTATTTGCTCCTTTATGGAGAGCTGCCTTCTGCTGAAGCAAAGGCGGAATTCGAGCGGGACATCAAGCTCCACACCATGCTCCACGATCAGCTGATGCTGTTCTTCCGGGGATTCACCCGCAACGCTCACCCCATGGCCATCATGGTGGGCGTGGTCGGCGCGCTATCGGCTTTTTACCACGACAGCACCGATATCAGAGACCCGCAGCAACGGATGCTGGCGGCCTATCGCATAATTGCCAAGATGCCCACCATCGGCGCCTATGCCTATCGTTACTCTCTCGGCCGCCCGTTTGTCTATCCCAAAAATGATTTCAGCTACGCGGAAAACCTGCTGTACATGACCTTTTCCGTCCCCACCGAGGAGTACATACCCAACCCGGTACTGGTGAAAGCGCTGGACCGGATTTTGATTCTTCACGCCGATCACGAGCAAAATGCCTCCACTTCCACGGTTCGCCTGGCGGGTTCTTCAGGAGCCAATCCATTTGCCTGTATCGCCGCAGGCATCGCTTCCCTGTGGGGTCCTGCCCATGGGGGCGCCAATGAAGCGGTGCTTAAAATGCTCACGGAAATCGGAGATAAGAGCCGGATTCCGGAATACATTAAGCGCGCCAAGGATAAAAACGATCCTTTCCGCTTGATGGGTTTTGGCCACAGGGTTTATAAAAATTACGACCCGCGCGCCCAAATCATGCGCGAGACCTGCCACGAAGTGTTGACAGAGCTGGGCATTAAAGACGACCCCCTGCTCGATCTGGCCATGGAATTGGAGCGGATCGCCCTTCAAGACGACTATTTTATCGAGCGAAAACTTTATCCCAACGTGGATTTTTATACCGGCATCATTATGCGGGCCATGGGTTTTCCCACCAACATGTTCACGGTATTGTTCGCCATTGGCCGCACTGTTGGCTGGGTCGCCCATTGGAAAGAGATGATTGCCGATCCCAAAATCAAAATCGGTCGCCCTCGTCAGCTCTATGTTGGTCATCCCAAGCGTGAATATATCCCGCTGGAAAAACGCAAACAGACCGAAACCCGTGGTTGGAGCCGGTTATGGGGCGGAGGCAATAAAAACGGTAAATAA
- a CDS encoding homoserine dehydrogenase (catalyzes the formation of L-aspartate 4-semialdehyde from L-homoserine), which translates to MQPVKIGLLGLGTVGGGTVNVLNRNGREISRRAGREIVIAKAFTRSPDKPRLCPTDNIDLVSDPFQLVEDPQIDIVVELIGGESPAKELVLRAIELGKHVVTANKALIALHGNEIFAKASEKGVMVNFEAAVAGGIPIIKVLREGLAGNRIEWIAGIINGTGNFILTEMRDKGRDFADVLKEAQALGYAEADPTFDIEGIDAAHKLTILAAIAFGIPLQFDKVYTEGISQVTGEDVRYAEELGYRIKHLGIARRSDNGVELRVHPCLIPQRRLLANVDGVMNAVVVKGDAVGPTLYYGPGAGAEPTASAVVADLVDVVRVMTADPEHRVPHLAFQPDALSDMAVLPMAEIEAAYYLRLSVADRPGVLADIARFLADQGISIEAVIQKEPQPGQAEVPLIFLTHKVKEKSLDAAATQIEAHPAVKAPMHRIRLETLD; encoded by the coding sequence TTGCAGCCGGTAAAAATAGGTTTATTGGGGTTGGGGACCGTCGGTGGCGGGACGGTCAATGTGTTGAATCGCAATGGCCGGGAGATCAGCCGCCGGGCCGGGCGCGAGATTGTCATTGCCAAGGCGTTTACTCGCAGTCCTGACAAGCCCCGTTTGTGCCCCACCGACAATATTGATTTGGTCAGCGATCCGTTTCAATTGGTGGAAGACCCGCAGATTGACATCGTGGTGGAACTGATTGGCGGCGAATCTCCCGCCAAGGAACTGGTGCTGCGCGCTATTGAGTTGGGCAAGCACGTGGTTACCGCCAACAAGGCCCTGATTGCCTTGCACGGTAACGAAATTTTCGCCAAGGCGTCGGAAAAAGGGGTGATGGTCAATTTCGAGGCAGCGGTGGCCGGAGGCATTCCCATCATCAAGGTACTCCGGGAAGGACTGGCGGGCAACCGTATCGAATGGATTGCCGGCATCATCAACGGCACCGGCAATTTCATTCTCACCGAAATGCGCGACAAGGGGCGGGATTTCGCCGACGTGCTCAAGGAAGCCCAGGCACTGGGCTATGCCGAGGCCGATCCCACCTTTGACATCGAAGGGATCGACGCCGCCCATAAATTGACCATTCTCGCCGCCATCGCTTTCGGTATTCCGCTGCAATTCGACAAGGTTTACACCGAAGGCATCAGCCAAGTGACCGGCGAGGATGTCCGTTATGCCGAGGAATTGGGTTACCGGATCAAACATCTAGGCATAGCTCGCCGTAGCGACAACGGCGTGGAATTGCGGGTGCATCCCTGTTTGATTCCTCAGCGCCGCTTATTGGCCAATGTGGATGGGGTGATGAACGCGGTGGTGGTCAAAGGCGATGCCGTGGGGCCAACGCTTTATTACGGTCCCGGCGCCGGGGCCGAGCCCACCGCCTCGGCGGTGGTGGCTGATTTGGTCGATGTGGTGCGGGTAATGACCGCCGATCCCGAACACCGGGTGCCCCATCTGGCATTTCAGCCCGACGCCTTGTCGGATATGGCGGTGCTGCCCATGGCGGAAATCGAAGCCGCTTATTATCTGCGCCTGAGCGTGGCCGACCGGCCTGGGGTGTTGGCGGATATCGCCCGTTTTCTGGCCGATCAGGGCATCAGTATTGAAGCGGTGATCCAAAAGGAACCCCAACCGGGACAAGCGGAAGTGCCGTTGATTTTCCTGACCCACAAAGTCAAGGAAAAATCCCTGGATGCCGCGGCCACGCAAATCGAGGCGCATCCCGCGGTCAAGGCGCCCATGCACCGGATCCGGCTGGAAACCCTGGATTGA
- a CDS encoding phosphoheptose isomerase (Required for the timely initiation of chromosomal replication via direct interactions with the dnaA initiator protein): MNNTDRIQQCFQENIALQQKTLDLLAPAIDSAAQMLTQALCRGAKILCCGNGGSASQAQHFTSELLNRFERERPGLPAIPLTCDSATLTSIANDTHFQEVFARQIQALGNQGDILVLFTTSGISPNILQAARIAQERGLAVIAVSGKDGGELTQILGEKDLELRVPSQETPRIQEIHLLIAHCLCDLVDRNLFGN; encoded by the coding sequence ATGAACAACACCGACCGCATCCAACAATGCTTCCAGGAAAATATCGCCCTGCAACAAAAGACCCTGGATTTGCTGGCGCCAGCCATCGATTCCGCCGCCCAAATGCTGACCCAGGCTTTATGTCGCGGCGCCAAAATCCTCTGCTGCGGCAATGGTGGCTCCGCCTCCCAGGCCCAACACTTTACTTCCGAATTATTAAATCGCTTTGAACGGGAACGGCCCGGACTACCCGCCATCCCCCTCACCTGCGATAGCGCCACCCTGACCTCCATTGCCAACGACACTCACTTTCAAGAAGTTTTCGCCCGCCAAATTCAGGCTTTGGGAAATCAGGGGGATATATTAGTTTTATTCACCACCAGCGGCATTTCTCCCAACATTCTGCAGGCAGCAAGGATTGCCCAAGAGCGGGGACTGGCTGTAATTGCTGTCTCCGGAAAAGACGGCGGCGAACTAACACAAATCCTGGGCGAAAAGGACCTGGAACTGCGGGTGCCCTCCCAAGAAACCCCAAGAATTCAGGAAATCCATCTCCTCATTGCCCACTGCTTGTGTGATTTGGTGGACAGGAATTTATTTGGGAACTAA
- a CDS encoding nicotinate-nucleotide pyrophosphorylase (catalyzes the formation of pyridine-2,3-dicarboxylate and 5-phospho-alpha-D-ribose 1-diphosphate from nictinate D-ribonucleotide): protein MKVDPFQVRRFLEEDLGEGDVTAQIIPATYSATAMVITRETMVVCGQDWFAAIFQLLDSRCQVAWEADEGQKVPEGALLCRVTGPARALLSGERTALNLLQTLSGTATLARLFADEVAGTQAVVLDTRKTIPGLRQLQKYAVRVGGCQNHRFGLYDGILIKENHILAAGSIDEAIARARALNTGLPIEVEVENLEEMDQALAAGADIILLDNFSLPELVQAVRRNAGRALLEASGDIGLENIREVAETGVDRISVGAMTKHLRAVDLSMRIELMG, encoded by the coding sequence ATGAAAGTTGATCCTTTTCAAGTCCGCCGTTTCCTGGAAGAAGATCTGGGGGAGGGCGATGTCACCGCCCAAATTATCCCTGCCACGTATTCCGCCACCGCCATGGTGATTACCCGGGAAACAATGGTGGTATGTGGCCAGGACTGGTTTGCCGCCATATTTCAACTGCTGGATTCCAGGTGTCAGGTGGCATGGGAAGCGGATGAAGGGCAAAAAGTGCCGGAAGGTGCGCTCTTGTGCCGGGTGACGGGCCCGGCCCGGGCGCTGCTCAGCGGCGAACGCACCGCCCTGAATTTGCTCCAAACCTTGTCGGGTACGGCCACCCTGGCAAGGCTGTTTGCCGACGAAGTGGCGGGAACCCAGGCAGTGGTGCTCGATACCCGCAAAACCATTCCGGGACTGCGGCAGTTACAGAAATATGCGGTCAGAGTGGGAGGATGCCAAAACCATCGTTTCGGGTTGTACGACGGCATTTTGATCAAGGAAAACCATATCCTCGCCGCCGGCTCCATTGATGAGGCGATTGCCCGGGCGCGGGCGTTGAACACGGGGTTGCCCATTGAAGTGGAAGTGGAGAACCTGGAAGAAATGGACCAGGCGTTGGCCGCGGGCGCGGATATTATTCTGCTGGATAACTTTTCCCTGCCTGAACTGGTTCAGGCAGTGCGAAGAAATGCGGGCAGAGCCTTATTGGAGGCTTCGGGCGATATCGGCTTGGAGAATATCCGCGAGGTGGCCGAAACCGGGGTTGACAGGATTTCAGTCGGCGCCATGACCAAGCATCTGAGAGCAGTGGATTTATCCATGCGCATTGAACTCATGGGATAA
- a CDS encoding alanine transaminase: MEEFQRIKRLPPYVFSIVNQLKAKQRAAGEDIIDFGMGNPDQPPPRHIIDKLVEAAQRDNTHRYSMSKGIPRLRKAICDWYAKRYNVQLDPESQAIVTIGSKEGLAHLALATLGPGDVVLVPNPAYPIHPYGCVIAGADIRHVPLTTERDFFEEMEQAIQDLWPRPKMLILNFPANPTTQCVDLDFFERVVAIAREHKIWLVHDLAYADIVFDGYRAPSILEVPGAMDVAVEFFSLSKSYNMPGWRVGFMCGNRELVDALGRLKSYLDYGMFTPIQIAAITALEGPQDCVAQIRELYRSRRDVVCEGLNQLGWNVEKPKATMFVWAPIPEAYRAMGSLEFSKKMLLEAKVAVSPGVGFGQYGEGFVRFGLIENEHRTRQAIRGIRMMMRRDGVL; this comes from the coding sequence ATGGAAGAATTTCAGCGCATCAAGCGTCTCCCCCCCTATGTATTTAGCATCGTCAACCAGCTCAAGGCCAAGCAGCGGGCGGCGGGAGAGGACATCATCGACTTTGGGATGGGCAATCCCGACCAGCCGCCCCCACGCCATATTATCGACAAATTGGTGGAAGCGGCGCAGCGGGACAATACCCACCGTTATTCAATGTCCAAGGGCATCCCGCGCCTGCGCAAGGCGATTTGCGACTGGTATGCCAAGCGTTATAACGTTCAACTCGATCCTGAATCCCAGGCCATTGTCACCATCGGTTCCAAGGAGGGCTTGGCTCATTTGGCCCTGGCGACACTGGGCCCAGGCGATGTGGTGTTGGTGCCCAATCCGGCCTACCCCATCCATCCTTACGGTTGCGTGATTGCCGGCGCCGATATCCGGCACGTGCCCTTGACCACGGAGCGGGATTTTTTTGAAGAAATGGAGCAGGCCATTCAGGATTTATGGCCGCGGCCGAAAATGTTGATTCTCAATTTTCCCGCCAACCCCACGACCCAATGCGTCGATCTTGACTTTTTCGAGCGGGTGGTGGCCATTGCCCGGGAGCACAAAATCTGGCTGGTGCACGATCTGGCCTATGCCGATATTGTGTTCGACGGCTACCGCGCGCCTTCCATTCTGGAAGTGCCGGGGGCGATGGATGTGGCGGTGGAATTTTTCTCGTTGTCCAAGAGCTACAACATGCCCGGCTGGCGGGTGGGATTCATGTGCGGCAACCGGGAACTGGTGGATGCGCTGGGCAGGCTCAAATCTTATTTGGATTACGGTATGTTCACGCCGATTCAGATTGCCGCCATTACCGCCCTGGAAGGGCCGCAGGATTGCGTGGCGCAAATCCGGGAGCTGTACCGCAGCCGCCGGGATGTTGTGTGCGAAGGCTTGAATCAACTGGGCTGGAACGTGGAAAAACCCAAGGCGACCATGTTCGTTTGGGCACCGATTCCGGAAGCCTACCGGGCCATGGGTTCTCTGGAGTTTTCCAAGAAGATGTTGCTGGAAGCCAAGGTGGCGGTTTCCCCTGGGGTGGGATTCGGGCAGTATGGGGAAGGGTTTGTCCGCTTCGGACTGATTGAAAACGAGCACCGCACCCGCCAGGCCATTCGGGGTATCCGGATGATGATGCGGCGGGATGGGGTGCTGTAG